The following proteins come from a genomic window of Proteiniphilum propionicum:
- a CDS encoding GAF domain-containing protein, protein MSEELHIPHGAPKEEKYTLLLPQLQALTEGESDLIANMANISAALKEVFGFYWVGFYRVSDRHLVLGPFQGPIACTTIAFGKGVCGTAWKEGRTLIVPDVALFPGHIACSSLSRSEIVVPVMREGEIIAVLDIDSDYPDTFDMVDAAFLEKICALIR, encoded by the coding sequence ATGTCAGAAGAGTTACATATTCCACACGGTGCTCCCAAAGAAGAGAAATACACTCTGCTCCTTCCTCAGCTGCAGGCGCTCACAGAGGGTGAATCCGATCTTATTGCCAACATGGCAAATATCTCTGCGGCCCTGAAAGAGGTGTTTGGCTTTTACTGGGTAGGTTTTTACAGGGTATCTGATCGCCATCTGGTGCTTGGCCCATTTCAGGGCCCCATAGCCTGCACAACCATTGCTTTCGGCAAGGGTGTATGTGGTACAGCATGGAAAGAAGGACGCACCCTCATTGTGCCCGATGTCGCCCTGTTTCCGGGGCATATAGCTTGTAGCTCCCTTTCCCGTTCCGAGATCGTTGTACCTGTCATGCGTGAGGGTGAAATAATTGCTGTTCTCGATATCGACAGTGATTATCCCGATACGTTCGATATGGTTGATGCCGCTTTTTTGGAAAAAATTTGCGCCCTGATCCGGTAG
- the gmd gene encoding GDP-mannose 4,6-dehydratase, with the protein MKKTALITGITGQDGSYLAELLIDKGYEVHGFLRRSSSFNTGRIEHLYLDEWVRDMKQQRLINLHYADMTDSSSLIRVIQAIQPDEIYNLAAQSHVKVSFDVPEYTAETDAVGTLRLLEAVRILGLEKKTRIYQASTSELFGLVQEVPQKETTPFYPRSPYGVAKLYGFWITKNYRESYGMFAVNGILFNHESERRGETFVTRKITIAVARIAQGMQDKLYLGNLDAKRDWGYAKDYVECMWLMLQHAEPEDFVIATGEMHSVREFCTLAFAEVGINLRWEGSGIDEKGVDRNTGRILVEVDPKYFRPAEVEQLLGDPTKARTILGWNPTKTSFPDLIRKMVEHDMRFVRKLKLNSTVK; encoded by the coding sequence ATGAAAAAGACAGCTCTTATAACAGGAATAACAGGACAGGACGGCTCCTATCTGGCGGAATTGCTGATTGACAAAGGATACGAGGTGCATGGTTTTCTGCGGCGCTCGTCATCGTTCAACACGGGACGAATTGAACATCTCTACTTAGATGAGTGGGTACGTGACATGAAACAACAGCGGCTGATAAACCTGCATTACGCTGATATGACTGACTCGAGCTCGCTTATAAGGGTGATACAGGCTATACAACCTGATGAGATATACAACCTGGCGGCACAGAGCCATGTGAAGGTGAGCTTTGATGTGCCGGAATACACGGCCGAAACGGATGCGGTGGGTACACTGAGGCTGCTGGAGGCGGTACGAATACTGGGATTAGAGAAGAAGACGCGGATATACCAGGCATCGACCTCGGAGCTGTTCGGACTGGTGCAGGAGGTGCCGCAGAAAGAGACGACGCCTTTCTACCCGCGAAGCCCTTACGGGGTGGCTAAACTGTACGGTTTCTGGATAACGAAGAACTACCGGGAGTCATATGGTATGTTCGCGGTAAACGGGATCCTTTTCAACCACGAGAGTGAACGGCGTGGCGAGACATTCGTGACACGAAAGATAACGATTGCGGTGGCACGTATAGCACAGGGTATGCAAGATAAGTTGTACCTGGGTAACCTTGATGCGAAACGGGACTGGGGCTACGCGAAGGATTACGTAGAGTGTATGTGGCTGATGCTGCAACACGCTGAGCCGGAGGACTTTGTTATTGCCACTGGAGAGATGCACTCGGTGCGCGAGTTCTGTACTCTGGCTTTTGCCGAAGTAGGTATCAATCTGCGATGGGAGGGCTCGGGTATAGATGAAAAAGGTGTGGACAGGAATACCGGCAGAATACTGGTGGAGGTGGATCCTAAATATTTTCGTCCCGCCGAGGTGGAGCAGCTACTTGGGGACCCCACCAAAGCACGTACGATACTGGGATGGAACCCTACCAAAACATCGTTCCCCGATCTTATCAGGAAAATGGTGGAGCATGATATGAGGTTTGTCAGAAAGTTAAAACTTAACTCGACTGTCAAGTAA
- a CDS encoding OmpA family protein produces MKFFSNLFAVALLGGALVLSGCGASNTVKGTGIGAGAGAAVGAGIGAIAGGGRGAAWGAGIGAVVGGSAGAIIGNKMDKQAAELERIEGAQVEKVNEGEAIKVTFESGILFATNSSTLNTASRASLDKFATSLQNNPDTDVKIYGHTDSTGSDAINNPLSQRRAESVYNYLMSKGVSGSRMMSQGFGSTQPVADNSTVSGREQNRRVEVFIFPNAKMVREAQEQAR; encoded by the coding sequence ATGAAGTTTTTTTCAAATTTATTTGCTGTCGCCCTGTTGGGCGGAGCTTTGGTATTATCGGGCTGTGGAGCCAGTAATACTGTTAAAGGTACAGGGATTGGAGCCGGAGCTGGAGCTGCAGTAGGTGCAGGTATTGGAGCCATTGCCGGAGGAGGCCGCGGAGCCGCATGGGGCGCCGGTATAGGCGCAGTTGTCGGAGGTTCTGCTGGTGCAATAATCGGCAACAAGATGGATAAACAGGCCGCCGAACTGGAGAGGATAGAAGGTGCACAGGTAGAGAAGGTGAACGAAGGAGAGGCCATCAAGGTCACATTTGAGTCAGGAATTCTTTTCGCTACCAACTCAAGCACACTCAACACCGCTTCCCGTGCGTCACTCGATAAGTTTGCCACTTCACTTCAGAACAACCCCGATACAGATGTAAAGATCTATGGTCATACCGACAGCACCGGTAGCGATGCCATCAACAATCCGCTTTCACAGCGCCGCGCCGAGTCGGTTTACAACTATTTAATGTCTAAAGGTGTTTCCGGATCTCGTATGATGTCGCAGGGTTTTGGCTCCACACAGCCAGTTGCCGACAACAGCACCGTATCAGGCAGGGAACAAAACCGCCGCGTTGAGGTATTTATTTTCCCTAACGCCAAGATGGTACGCGAAGCACAGGAACAAGCACGATAG
- a CDS encoding metallophosphoesterase family protein yields the protein MIKKTNTLLIIFCIFGSFIFSSYVFNLHAQKKFRFVFMADVHYHDKNDAPRAIDAAIDSINKLNPDFIMVGGDIVYDALRRSQDDAEGQASLFLEKAAKLNAPLYYAIGNHDHFGVYDRNTGLSHSLFGKKFYEKYFGPRYYSFDHKGWHFITLDDIVLTEGRSYEGRIDSIQLEWLKKDIGQIADTIPVAVMVHVPLVTTLSQWYGGGTNANNNKIAIENSEEVIRLFKNKNLRLILQGHIHYYEVLHILNRTTVISAPSFSGKWWIGKMNEMEKGFVLIDVNNDNSIDYKYIDYDYDYVSRSRDLPLVPAGER from the coding sequence ATGATAAAAAAAACTAACACGCTGCTAATTATCTTTTGCATATTCGGCTCCTTTATATTCAGCTCTTATGTATTCAACTTGCATGCTCAAAAAAAATTCCGGTTTGTATTCATGGCTGATGTGCATTATCACGATAAAAACGATGCACCACGAGCCATCGATGCGGCTATTGACTCGATCAACAAGCTGAATCCGGACTTTATAATGGTTGGCGGAGATATTGTATATGATGCTCTGAGAAGGTCGCAGGACGATGCAGAAGGACAGGCCTCGCTGTTTCTGGAAAAAGCTGCAAAACTGAACGCCCCACTCTATTACGCTATTGGCAATCACGATCATTTTGGCGTTTACGACAGGAATACAGGGCTTAGTCACTCTCTCTTCGGCAAAAAATTCTATGAGAAGTATTTTGGTCCCCGCTACTACTCTTTTGACCATAAGGGATGGCATTTTATTACGCTGGATGATATTGTACTGACCGAAGGGCGAAGTTATGAGGGAAGGATCGATTCCATTCAGCTGGAGTGGCTTAAAAAAGATATCGGCCAAATTGCAGATACAATTCCGGTTGCCGTGATGGTGCATGTGCCACTGGTTACAACTCTTTCTCAGTGGTACGGGGGAGGAACGAATGCTAACAATAATAAAATTGCCATTGAGAACAGCGAGGAGGTTATCAGGCTGTTCAAAAATAAAAATCTACGGCTGATACTACAGGGACATATTCATTACTACGAGGTTTTGCATATACTGAACAGGACGACGGTGATCTCGGCTCCCTCATTTTCCGGCAAATGGTGGATAGGAAAAATGAATGAAATGGAAAAGGGCTTTGTACTGATTGATGTGAACAATGACAATAGCATTGATTATAAATATATTGATTACGATTACGACTATGTTTCCCGGTCACGGGATCTTCCCCTTGTCCCGGCTGGCGAGCGTTAA
- a CDS encoding GDP-L-fucose synthase family protein, with protein MNKNSKIYVAGHRGLVGSAIWKIMLEKGYTNLTGRTHKELDLLDAEAVSRFFEEEKPEYVFLAAAHVGGIIANNTYRADFIYQNLQIQNNVIGESWRNGVKKLLFLGSTCIYPKEAPQPMTEDALLTGPLEYTNEPYAIAKIAGLKMCESFNLQHGTNFIAVMPTNLYGPNDNFDLEKSHVLPAMIRKIHLAKCLMEGDHDEIRKDLNARPAEGVPGSAPDEVITALLNRYGIYADRVELWGTGKPLREFLWSEEMADACVFIMERVDFADLKGSGSEVRNCHINIGTGKEISIRDLAYLIRETVGYRGNIVFDASKPDGTMRKLTDVSKLNNLGWKHSIEIEEGVKKMYDWYLKATALVNFVIE; from the coding sequence ATGAATAAAAATTCGAAAATATATGTCGCGGGACATAGGGGACTGGTGGGTTCGGCTATATGGAAGATTATGCTGGAGAAAGGTTATACAAACCTGACGGGGCGGACACATAAAGAGCTGGACCTGCTGGATGCAGAGGCGGTATCACGGTTCTTCGAGGAGGAGAAGCCGGAATATGTGTTTCTGGCGGCAGCACACGTGGGGGGTATCATCGCCAACAACACCTACCGGGCTGATTTTATATACCAGAACCTGCAAATACAGAACAATGTTATTGGGGAGAGCTGGCGCAACGGGGTGAAGAAACTGCTTTTCCTTGGAAGCACATGCATATACCCGAAAGAGGCGCCTCAGCCAATGACGGAAGATGCGCTGCTGACGGGACCATTGGAATACACCAACGAGCCGTACGCGATAGCTAAAATAGCGGGGCTCAAGATGTGTGAAAGCTTTAACCTGCAACACGGGACCAACTTTATAGCGGTGATGCCTACAAACCTGTATGGGCCGAACGATAACTTCGACCTGGAAAAGAGTCATGTGCTGCCGGCAATGATCCGGAAGATTCATCTTGCGAAATGCCTAATGGAGGGTGACCATGACGAGATACGGAAAGACTTGAACGCGCGACCTGCAGAGGGTGTGCCTGGCAGTGCACCGGATGAGGTGATAACCGCCCTGCTTAACAGGTATGGCATATATGCCGACAGAGTTGAGCTGTGGGGCACAGGGAAGCCGCTACGGGAATTTCTGTGGAGCGAGGAGATGGCAGATGCTTGCGTCTTTATAATGGAGAGGGTTGATTTTGCCGACCTGAAAGGTTCCGGCAGTGAGGTGCGAAACTGCCATATAAATATAGGTACAGGGAAGGAGATCAGCATACGCGACCTGGCATACCTCATCAGGGAGACTGTAGGATACCGGGGTAACATTGTTTTTGATGCTTCTAAACCAGACGGGACGATGCGAAAGCTGACGGATGTCTCGAAGCTGAACAACCTGGGATGGAAGCACTCTATTGAGATTGAAGAGGGGGTGAAAAAGATGTACGACTGGTACCTTAAAGCGACAGCATTGGTTAACTTTGTTATTGAATGA
- a CDS encoding L-rhamnose mutarotase codes for MKRYCQTLDLKDDPILIAAYVEEHENVWGEILEGIREVGILDMQIYLLGNRLFMIVDTVDDFDWEKDNARLASLPRQKEWEEHMSKYQASQPEQPSYKKWRLMEQIFGLND; via the coding sequence ATGAAAAGGTATTGCCAGACACTGGACTTGAAAGATGATCCGATACTGATTGCCGCATATGTGGAGGAGCATGAAAATGTGTGGGGGGAGATATTAGAAGGGATCCGCGAAGTGGGTATCCTGGATATGCAAATCTATCTTCTTGGTAACAGATTGTTTATGATTGTGGATACAGTGGACGATTTCGACTGGGAAAAAGATAATGCGCGGCTGGCTTCTTTGCCACGCCAGAAAGAGTGGGAAGAGCATATGTCGAAATATCAGGCGTCACAACCGGAACAGCCATCATATAAGAAGTGGAGATTGATGGAGCAAATTTTTGGGCTGAACGACTGA
- a CDS encoding bifunctional fucokinase/fucose-1-phosphate guanylyltransferase, protein MKKLLSLPQNAVDNYHELHGRSRNEWFCTSDPKEKRLGSGSGTTWLMEECHRNEAAGTDFDTWLAAEKRILIHAGGQSRRLPAYAVTGKAGLPVPVFRWARGQRLQQDLISLQLALYEKIMMLAPDSLRTFIVSGDVLIRTEMALQEIPEADVVCYGLWADSSLATRHGVFSARRDRPEVLERMMQKPSLKELESLSHSHFFLMDIGLWLLSDRAVKLLMERSKKEDGSLKYYDLYSDFGPALGTHPKIKDKEINKLSVKIMPLLGGEFYHYGTTREMISSTLAIQNKVCDQRLIMHRKIKPNPAIFTQNADIGIPFTEENHNIWIENSCIGSGWSISSDNVITGVPVNNWRMVVPEGICIDVVPVGEQKYAVRPYGMEDLFKGEIGSPATLWMGRPVTQWLNERGMDITVLQGGTGDIQHCRLFPCMESLQKMEMVLKWMIGTDGADDEGRQIWLDSQKLSADELMERASLLRLYEQREKFRRKNYVMLERNFEKSIFYQLDLSDVAKDYSFMGLPPPETLSPMADEMQQIHNRMLRSRIFSLQGDAAKADTEEQEAFKLLRNAMAEAVENMKRTPRLSALPDQIVWGRSPVRIDLAGGWTDTPPFSLYSGGNVVNAAIELNGQQPLQVYIKPCREYQIVMRSIDMGAMETVESYEELRDYRRLGSPFSIPKAALALCGFIPEFSAERYCSLKEQLQAFGSGMELTLLAAIPAGSGLGTSSILASTVLGALNDFCGLQWTKQGICTNTLVLEQLLTSGGGWQDQYGGVFHGVKMLQSERGFMQKPQIGWLPDFLFTDGAYRSCHLLYYTGITRVAKSILGEIVRGMFLNSANHLSILNDIKVHATEMADCIQTGDFERYGKLVLKTWEQKKMIDCGTNTPDVEKIIALIRDYTLGYQLPGAGGGGYLYMVAKDPDAAGHIRRILNEYRPNDKARFVDMELSGKGFRVSRS, encoded by the coding sequence ATGAAGAAGCTGCTGTCACTGCCGCAAAATGCGGTTGATAATTATCACGAGCTGCATGGACGCAGCCGTAATGAGTGGTTCTGTACATCGGATCCGAAGGAGAAACGACTGGGTTCGGGGAGCGGTACAACATGGCTGATGGAGGAGTGCCATAGGAATGAAGCTGCCGGAACGGACTTCGACACGTGGCTCGCAGCAGAGAAACGGATACTTATACACGCGGGGGGACAGAGCCGCAGACTGCCTGCATATGCTGTAACAGGTAAGGCTGGACTCCCGGTACCGGTGTTCCGATGGGCAAGAGGACAGAGGCTGCAACAGGATCTGATATCGTTGCAGCTGGCGTTGTACGAAAAGATAATGATGCTGGCACCTGATTCGTTGCGTACCTTCATTGTGAGCGGGGATGTGCTGATTCGTACTGAAATGGCGTTACAAGAGATTCCTGAGGCTGACGTGGTGTGCTACGGATTATGGGCCGACTCATCACTGGCGACACGCCATGGGGTTTTTTCGGCACGAAGGGACAGGCCGGAAGTGCTGGAAAGGATGATGCAAAAGCCATCGCTGAAAGAGCTGGAGAGCCTCTCGCATTCGCATTTTTTCCTTATGGATATTGGGCTGTGGTTGCTAAGCGACAGGGCGGTGAAACTGCTAATGGAGCGATCAAAAAAGGAGGATGGATCGTTAAAGTACTACGATCTGTACAGCGACTTTGGTCCGGCGTTGGGTACACATCCGAAGATAAAGGACAAGGAGATAAATAAACTGTCGGTAAAGATAATGCCTCTACTGGGTGGTGAGTTTTACCATTACGGTACTACACGCGAGATGATATCATCAACCCTGGCGATACAGAACAAGGTGTGCGATCAGCGGCTGATTATGCACAGGAAGATAAAACCTAACCCTGCTATCTTTACGCAAAACGCTGATATCGGCATCCCTTTCACTGAGGAAAACCATAACATATGGATTGAGAACTCTTGCATTGGAAGCGGATGGAGCATCTCTTCGGATAACGTGATCACAGGAGTGCCCGTGAACAACTGGCGAATGGTGGTGCCTGAGGGAATTTGCATTGATGTTGTGCCTGTGGGTGAACAGAAATACGCGGTCAGGCCATACGGGATGGAGGACCTGTTCAAAGGGGAGATAGGCTCGCCGGCGACGTTGTGGATGGGACGACCGGTTACGCAGTGGCTGAATGAGCGGGGAATGGATATTACTGTCCTGCAGGGCGGCACAGGAGATATTCAGCACTGCAGGCTGTTCCCCTGCATGGAGTCGCTGCAGAAGATGGAGATGGTGCTGAAATGGATGATAGGCACTGATGGAGCTGATGATGAAGGAAGACAAATATGGCTGGACTCACAAAAGCTATCTGCGGACGAACTGATGGAGAGAGCTTCGCTGTTGAGACTGTATGAGCAGCGAGAGAAATTCAGAAGAAAAAACTATGTGATGCTGGAAAGGAATTTTGAAAAGAGTATTTTCTACCAGCTTGATCTGAGTGATGTGGCAAAGGATTATAGCTTCATGGGGCTGCCGCCACCGGAGACACTTTCTCCAATGGCAGATGAGATGCAGCAGATACATAACAGGATGCTGCGATCGAGGATATTCTCCTTGCAAGGTGACGCGGCAAAGGCGGACACAGAGGAACAGGAGGCTTTTAAGCTGTTGCGCAACGCTATGGCGGAGGCTGTGGAAAATATGAAGCGGACGCCGCGGCTATCTGCTTTGCCTGACCAGATTGTGTGGGGAAGGAGCCCGGTGAGGATAGACCTGGCGGGAGGATGGACAGATACGCCGCCTTTCTCGCTCTACTCTGGAGGGAACGTGGTGAACGCAGCTATAGAACTGAACGGACAGCAGCCGCTGCAGGTGTACATTAAACCCTGCAGGGAATACCAGATTGTGATGCGCTCAATTGATATGGGGGCTATGGAGACGGTGGAGAGCTATGAGGAGCTGAGGGATTACAGGAGGCTGGGATCGCCATTCTCGATACCAAAAGCGGCTTTGGCGCTGTGCGGATTCATACCTGAATTTTCTGCCGAACGGTACTGCTCACTGAAGGAGCAGCTGCAGGCTTTCGGATCGGGAATGGAGCTGACACTGCTTGCAGCAATACCGGCCGGATCGGGGTTAGGGACGAGTTCTATACTGGCTTCCACGGTACTGGGTGCACTAAACGATTTCTGCGGACTGCAGTGGACAAAACAGGGTATATGTACAAACACGCTGGTGCTGGAGCAACTGCTGACAAGCGGAGGTGGATGGCAGGACCAGTACGGAGGTGTTTTTCACGGGGTTAAAATGCTGCAGTCGGAACGGGGATTCATGCAGAAACCACAGATAGGATGGCTGCCCGACTTCCTGTTCACAGATGGGGCTTACAGAAGTTGCCACCTGCTTTATTACACAGGAATTACACGCGTTGCAAAGAGTATTCTGGGAGAGATAGTGCGGGGGATGTTTCTTAACTCGGCGAACCATCTGTCGATATTGAATGATATTAAGGTGCATGCGACGGAGATGGCGGACTGCATTCAGACTGGCGATTTTGAGAGGTATGGTAAGCTGGTGCTTAAAACATGGGAACAAAAGAAGATGATAGACTGCGGTACCAATACTCCCGATGTGGAAAAGATTATTGCTCTTATCAGAGATTATACTCTGGGGTACCAGCTGCCCGGTGCCGGAGGAGGCGGGTATCTATACATGGTGGCGAAAGATCCTGATGCCGCCGGACATATCCGAAGGATTCTTAACGAATACAGGCCTAACGACAAGGCAAGATTTGTGGATATGGAGCTATCAGGTAAAGGGTTCCGGGTTTCACGCTCGTAA
- the yidC gene encoding membrane protein insertase YidC — protein MDKNTVIGLLLITGIIIAFSIYNRPSREQLEKQRSMRDSTALVEAQRARLEAEKKSAEIDSGSSSLDQGSNVGDFFSAASATSSVQPALTDTSSIARDEAITADSLLTAGSLSSSSISSQADEQPVMLENEHIRLLLNPRGGSIYSLQLKDFLQYTEDSLYLFEGDEARFNLDLFNRNSVRLSTEDVLFTPIRSADGRSVTMRLQQTPQQYIDFVYTLPAGEYMMDFDIRVAGMKTGLHPESLTNFRINWEQKIRQQEKGRLFENRFTRIHYKYDKQDVQKMSENKNDRRELSEPLKWFAFKDQYFSAIIIGKQPFSNTILTSEMLSNSPNYTKDYKAETWVPCVVSTDSDLITAGFNYYFGPAHYNTLKEYDKDVVNSADKLQLEEVVYLGYRWLSWVNKWFVIPVFNFFLSLNWGMGLIILILTLMVKAVTLPLTYKSFMSSAKMRVLRPQIHEIEKKYPGNEQDMMMKRQQATMELYSRVGVSPMSGCLPMLIQMPVLLALFFFFPSAIELRQQAFLWADDLSTYDSIISWSGNIPLITRFLGNHISIFCLLMTVVNVIYTKYNMAMSDTGQQSMQGMKYMPIFMSIFMFFFLNSYPAGLNYYYFLSTLITIIITTIMKQVIDEDKILAQLEENKKKPKKKSGFMARLAEAQKQQEKMAREQAKQNAKRNYRR, from the coding sequence ATGGATAAAAATACAGTTATAGGATTACTTCTGATTACCGGCATCATAATAGCCTTTTCCATATACAACAGGCCGAGCAGGGAGCAGTTGGAAAAACAAAGGAGCATGCGAGATTCCACTGCCCTGGTGGAGGCACAGCGTGCCAGACTTGAGGCAGAAAAAAAATCAGCAGAAATAGACTCCGGCTCCTCTTCCCTGGACCAGGGCAGCAACGTTGGAGACTTTTTCAGCGCTGCCTCAGCCACATCATCAGTTCAACCCGCTTTGACTGATACGTCATCCATTGCCCGGGACGAAGCCATCACAGCCGATTCACTACTCACAGCCGGTTCACTCTCGTCTTCCTCAATCTCATCGCAGGCCGATGAGCAACCAGTTATGCTGGAGAACGAACACATACGATTGCTGCTTAACCCCCGTGGCGGTTCCATCTATTCCTTACAGCTGAAAGATTTCCTTCAATATACAGAAGACAGCCTCTATCTGTTTGAAGGTGATGAAGCACGTTTCAATCTCGACCTTTTCAACCGGAACAGTGTACGCCTCTCTACCGAGGATGTGCTCTTTACCCCCATACGCAGCGCAGACGGTCGTTCTGTCACAATGCGCCTGCAGCAGACGCCGCAGCAATATATCGATTTTGTTTATACTCTTCCTGCCGGCGAGTACATGATGGATTTCGATATACGTGTAGCAGGAATGAAAACCGGCCTTCATCCTGAAAGTCTTACCAACTTCAGAATCAACTGGGAGCAAAAAATACGACAGCAGGAGAAAGGTCGCCTATTTGAGAACCGTTTCACACGCATCCACTATAAATACGACAAACAGGATGTACAGAAGATGAGTGAGAACAAGAACGACCGCAGGGAGCTCTCCGAGCCGCTTAAGTGGTTTGCTTTCAAGGATCAGTATTTTTCTGCCATAATCATAGGCAAGCAACCTTTCAGCAACACCATCCTCACTTCTGAAATGCTCAGCAATAGCCCTAATTACACAAAAGATTACAAAGCAGAAACATGGGTACCCTGCGTGGTGAGTACCGACAGCGATCTTATAACTGCAGGCTTCAACTACTATTTCGGGCCTGCACACTATAACACTCTTAAAGAGTACGACAAGGATGTGGTAAACAGTGCCGACAAGCTTCAGCTTGAGGAGGTAGTATATCTCGGCTATCGCTGGTTGAGCTGGGTCAACAAATGGTTTGTGATACCCGTATTCAACTTTTTCCTTTCACTCAATTGGGGTATGGGGCTTATAATACTTATCCTCACCTTAATGGTAAAAGCAGTTACACTGCCCCTCACATACAAGTCGTTCATGTCATCTGCAAAGATGCGGGTGCTCCGACCACAGATACATGAGATAGAAAAGAAATACCCCGGCAACGAACAAGACATGATGATGAAGCGTCAGCAGGCAACCATGGAGCTATACAGCAGAGTAGGGGTTAGCCCTATGAGCGGCTGTCTTCCTATGCTCATTCAGATGCCTGTTCTGCTTGCTCTTTTCTTCTTCTTCCCATCAGCCATTGAACTTCGTCAGCAGGCATTTCTTTGGGCCGATGACCTATCCACATATGACTCCATTATCTCCTGGAGCGGTAATATACCCTTAATAACACGTTTCCTTGGCAACCATATCAGTATTTTCTGTCTCCTTATGACCGTAGTAAACGTTATATACACCAAATACAATATGGCCATGTCCGATACCGGGCAGCAGTCCATGCAGGGAATGAAGTATATGCCTATATTCATGTCCATATTCATGTTTTTCTTCCTCAACTCTTATCCTGCAGGACTCAACTACTACTATTTTCTCTCCACTCTTATCACCATTATCATCACCACCATCATGAAACAGGTGATCGACGAAGATAAGATTCTTGCGCAGCTGGAAGAGAACAAAAAGAAACCGAAAAAGAAATCGGGATTTATGGCACGCCTTGCTGAAGCACAGAAACAGCAGGAGAAAATGGCGCGCGAACAGGCAAAACAGAATGCCAAGCGCAACTATCGCCGCTGA